A genomic window from Terrisporobacter glycolicus ATCC 14880 = DSM 1288 includes:
- a CDS encoding DUF2935 domain-containing protein, translating into MINNQRYAILSLELHLFFGRIMKEHSLFLEAGFTAKDSELAKEAEHYKNQFEKLLSFAVSASNGIIRSDVLNSGEIITDYTLGAEEKTQVLTGIDIDQNITIMESRLHSGNNPQVSPNLVNYVNQLNMNAKRLLNGLINFKKRILNDVLSCNLFTVNYPLLIEHITREAELYLSLVNDLENRVDIDSKDARETELFWDQIMMEHSQFIRGLLDPTEDSLIDTADEFADVFKDLMQEAQAMTDMTINSVTDQTLNQTVQLKNFKQAGTEGIASCKIRSIILPLLGDHVLREANHYIRLLETYKKM; encoded by the coding sequence ATGATAAACAATCAAAGGTATGCTATTTTATCACTTGAACTACATTTATTCTTTGGAAGGATAATGAAGGAACACAGCCTTTTTTTAGAAGCTGGATTTACAGCTAAAGACTCAGAGCTTGCTAAAGAGGCAGAACATTATAAAAATCAATTTGAAAAATTATTATCATTTGCAGTAAGTGCCAGCAATGGCATAATAAGATCAGATGTTTTAAACTCTGGAGAAATTATAACTGATTATACATTGGGAGCAGAAGAAAAAACTCAAGTATTGACAGGTATAGATATAGATCAAAATATAACTATTATGGAATCAAGGTTGCATAGTGGAAATAATCCTCAGGTTAGCCCTAATTTAGTAAACTATGTAAATCAACTTAATATGAATGCAAAAAGGCTTCTTAATGGACTTATTAATTTTAAGAAGAGAATATTAAATGATGTCTTATCATGTAATTTATTTACAGTCAATTATCCATTACTTATTGAACATATAACTCGTGAAGCAGAGTTATATTTATCATTAGTAAATGACCTTGAGAATAGGGTTGATATTGACTCTAAGGATGCTAGAGAGACTGAGTTATTTTGGGATCAAATTATGATGGAACATTCACAATTTATAAGGGGATTACTTGATCCTACTGAAGATAGTTTAATTGATACTGCAGATGAATTTGCAGATGTATTTAAGGATTTGATGCAAGAGGCTCAGGCTATGACTGATATGACCATAAATAGTGTTACAGACCAAACATTAAATCAAACTGTTCAACTTAAGAATTTTAAACAAGCAGGAACAGAAGGTATTGCCAGCTGTAAAATAAGATCCATAATATTACCACTACTTGGAGATCATGTACTAAGAGAAGCTAATCATTATATTAGACTATTAGAAACTTATAAAAAAATGTAA
- a CDS encoding DUF3021 domain-containing protein, protein MKNTISIKKIVCNIICGIALGCSVFTLLGIILAFIDNKYLIMTSEEFIINAMCSIVSGVGFYLPSIVYENDKISKGLQVLVHMGVGLTVYLVCAFYAGWIPVERGILVVITSIIIMIIISFIIWFVFYIYNKNEAKKINAKLQEK, encoded by the coding sequence ATGAAAAATACAATAAGTATAAAAAAGATAGTATGTAATATTATATGTGGAATCGCTCTTGGATGTAGCGTATTTACACTTTTAGGAATAATCCTTGCTTTTATAGATAATAAATATTTAATAATGACGAGTGAAGAATTTATAATAAATGCTATGTGTTCGATTGTTTCAGGAGTAGGATTTTATCTGCCATCCATTGTATATGAAAATGATAAAATTTCAAAGGGGCTTCAAGTATTGGTTCATATGGGAGTAGGATTAACTGTTTATTTAGTATGTGCATTTTATGCAGGGTGGATTCCAGTAGAAAGAGGAATACTGGTAGTTATTACCTCAATCATTATAATGATAATTATATCATTTATCATTTGGTTTGTTTTTTATATTTACAATAAGAACGAAGCTAAAAAAATAAATGCAAAGCTACAAGAGAAGTAA
- a CDS encoding YetF domain-containing protein: MRKFINHSPIMIVKNSEILYKELTKSRISIDILLEKLRKKSR, encoded by the coding sequence ATTAGAAAATTTATTAATCATTCACCAATTATGATTGTTAAAAATAGTGAAATTCTTTATAAGGAATTGACAAAATCAAGAATATCAATTGACATATTATTAGAAAAATTACGCAAAAAAAGTAGATGA
- a CDS encoding LytTR family DNA-binding domain-containing protein, producing the protein MKVEVKVSQDVKEPYVIIQTNTITAEIQKIISALGEDESIITVNDGDKIIVLQKDEIYMARIEVSEVIVHCKDKKYKSKKRLYEIGEQLGSGFIQISKSAFVNLKKIQCVEPFFNGMMSLKLKNGTSEYISRKYLPAFKKYLGI; encoded by the coding sequence TTGAAGGTTGAAGTAAAAGTGTCGCAAGATGTAAAAGAGCCTTATGTAATTATACAAACAAATACTATTACAGCTGAAATACAAAAAATAATCTCTGCATTAGGGGAAGATGAAAGTATTATTACTGTAAATGACGGAGATAAGATTATAGTACTGCAAAAAGATGAAATCTATATGGCTCGTATTGAAGTGTCAGAAGTAATAGTACATTGCAAGGACAAAAAATATAAGTCTAAGAAAAGGTTATACGAAATAGGAGAGCAACTAGGTAGTGGATTTATACAAATTTCAAAATCTGCATTTGTAAATCTAAAGAAAATTCAATGTGTTGAGCCATTTTTCAATGGTATGATGAGTTTAAAACTAAAAAATGGAACTTCTGAGTATATATCAAGAAAATATCTTCCTGCATTTAAGAAATATTTAGGAATTTGA
- a CDS encoding DUF4180 domain-containing protein produces the protein MNYKIIDKTNKKYIEVKQSITCESDVLDIIDICISNDIRLLLKLGLAGIALQKFINYNIKVSGIIEDKKKIDGRFGELIYELNRSNNFRVFSDTEDAEKWILNIKY, from the coding sequence ATGAATTATAAAATTATAGATAAAACAAACAAAAAATATATAGAAGTAAAACAGTCAATTACCTGTGAGTCTGATGTATTAGATATTATTGATATATGTATTTCAAATGATATTAGGTTATTACTTAAGTTAGGCCTAGCAGGTATAGCTTTACAAAAATTTATTAATTATAATATAAAAGTTTCAGGCATAATTGAAGACAAGAAGAAAATTGATGGAAGGTTTGGAGAGTTAATATATGAATTAAACAGATCAAATAATTTTAGAGTTTTTAGTGACACTGAAGATGCTGAGAAATGGATTTTAAATATTAAGTATTAA
- a CDS encoding protein kinase family protein, producing the protein MKIIGEGRYGITYLCEKNTNEKYVIKQLKKDMMKKSKEKLFYEEEIMKSLDDKKFPNFIDKFDYDDTKFYVIEFIEGKDFYELLSFDEYEFTKNEIYDIAEKILKIIITLQEKKIVHRDIRISNVIMNEKKDLVLIDFGLARYIDKDKYKKEIDYWYMADFLIHLYYSSYDDEKLKLEDKPWYEELDLKNDELIFLKRLMGMEKSYENTDEIMRDLFIIKNSNI; encoded by the coding sequence ATAAAAATAATAGGTGAAGGTAGATATGGAATAACATATCTTTGTGAAAAAAATACAAATGAGAAATATGTAATAAAACAATTGAAAAAAGACATGATGAAAAAAAGTAAAGAAAAATTATTTTATGAAGAGGAAATAATGAAGTCTTTAGATGATAAAAAGTTTCCTAACTTTATAGATAAATTTGATTATGATGACACAAAATTCTATGTTATTGAATTCATAGAAGGAAAAGATTTTTATGAGTTATTGTCCTTTGATGAATATGAATTTACTAAGAATGAAATATATGATATTGCAGAAAAAATTTTAAAAATCATAATTACCTTACAAGAAAAAAAAATTGTTCATAGAGATATTAGAATTTCCAATGTAATAATGAACGAAAAAAAAGATTTAGTACTAATTGATTTTGGATTAGCTAGATATATTGACAAGGATAAATATAAAAAAGAAATAGATTATTGGTATATGGCAGACTTTCTGATACACCTATATTATTCATCTTATGATGATGAAAAATTAAAATTAGAAGATAAGCCATGGTATGAAGAATTGGATTTGAAAAATGATGAATTAATTTTCTTAAAGAGATTAATGGGAATGGAAAAATCATATGAAAATACAGATGAAATAATGAGAGATCTTTTTATAATTAAAAATTCAAATATCTAG
- a CDS encoding PQQ-dependent sugar dehydrogenase, whose translation MKKIISNIYHKTIFHKPNRKSLKIKPIKSRQSPYNVEVVAENLNVPWAMDVSDKGNIYFTERPGSIRVIANGMLIPQPLIIFTPPFIGQGEGGLMGIALDPDFSQNHYFYVMHSYSESNRIYNRVIRLIENNNKAYTDKILIDKIPGGQIHNGGRIKVGPDKKLYITTGDAGNPSLSQNLSSTAGKILRIELNGSIPKDNPFTNSPIYSFGHRNPQGLAWNSKNILYSSEHGQSAHDEINIIHPGSNYGWPLVQGDEESTEVTVQNPLIHSGEDTWAPSGITFASQGPWQDKLLVATLRGQQLLSISLNENGSVVESVESWLKNEYGRLREVIQGKDGSIYITTSNRDGRGNPGISDDKIIHIVQK comes from the coding sequence ATGAAAAAAATAATTTCTAATATTTATCATAAAACCATATTTCATAAGCCAAACAGGAAGAGCCTAAAAATAAAGCCAATTAAATCAAGACAATCCCCTTATAATGTTGAAGTTGTTGCTGAAAATTTAAATGTTCCTTGGGCTATGGATGTAAGCGACAAGGGCAACATCTATTTTACAGAGAGGCCTGGGTCAATTAGAGTTATTGCAAATGGTATGCTAATCCCCCAACCACTTATTATATTTACACCTCCATTTATAGGCCAAGGAGAGGGTGGCCTAATGGGGATTGCTTTAGATCCTGATTTTTCACAAAATCATTATTTCTATGTTATGCATTCATACTCAGAAAGTAATAGAATCTATAACCGTGTTATTAGATTAATTGAAAACAATAACAAGGCATACACTGACAAGATTCTTATAGATAAAATTCCCGGAGGACAAATACATAATGGAGGCAGGATAAAAGTAGGCCCAGATAAGAAGTTATATATAACAACAGGAGATGCGGGCAACCCTTCATTATCTCAAAATCTTTCAAGTACTGCTGGTAAAATACTTCGAATAGAATTAAATGGTAGTATACCTAAAGATAATCCATTTACTAATTCACCGATTTATAGCTTTGGTCATAGGAACCCACAAGGTTTAGCATGGAATTCAAAAAATATACTATATTCATCAGAACATGGACAATCAGCACATGATGAAATAAATATCATACATCCAGGAAGCAATTATGGATGGCCTCTTGTTCAAGGAGATGAAGAATCTACAGAAGTTACGGTACAAAACCCCTTAATACACAGTGGTGAAGATACATGGGCACCATCTGGTATTACCTTTGCAAGCCAAGGCCCTTGGCAAGATAAATTATTGGTTGCTACACTTCGTGGACAACAACTCCTTTCTATCTCCTTAAATGAAAATGGAAGTGTAGTGGAAAGTGTAGAATCATGGCTTAAAAATGAATACGGACGTTTACGTGAAGTAATTCAAGGAAAAGATGGGTCAATTTATATTACAACAAGTAATAGGGATGGACGAGGAAATCCTGGTATAAGTGATGATAAAATTATCCATATCGTTCAAAAATAG